From the genome of Marasmius oreades isolate 03SP1 chromosome 1, whole genome shotgun sequence:
GGTTTCACCTCTCATCATGGCCTTCTGATAGATCCTCTGAAGCCCCTTCGCCAACTGATCACAGTCCCTGCGCTTCAGCGCGCTCTCGAGGAACATGTCAGATCAAACCATTGGTACAGCGGACTCGGATTGTCGCCTCCTGTATCCCATCCAGCACCCCGTGATGTTTTTGTGGAATGTTCCACCGTCAAAAACGCATTCAACGTTGTTGTTGCGAACAAAGACAGCGTCAAAGCTTTGTGGGCAGATGAAAGCGTCCAGATTGCTCTCAAACGTCGAACTATTCGGTATCTTGGTTCTACAGAATTGTAAGCTTGTAGATCATCTAGCTCTGGATGGTGCCGTTGACTTCACCTTAAATTTCTTGCAGTTATTTCGAGCATTTAGATCGTGTCACATCGTCCGATTATTACCCAACGGACGAGGATATCGCCTACGCATATCTACCGACTAGTGGTGCGTCGCGGCCATTTTTTGAGAATGTCTGTGATTGATCGATTCTATCCTGAAAGGATATGAGGACATCAAAATTAGTACGTGAATCATACCTTGAGGAATGAGTGTCACCAGCCTTGACGATCTGATATAGCGATAAGCAGCGAATCTGTTCTCCGGATAGCCAATATTGGAGGGAGTCGAGGGCAGGTATGAAACCATTAttattttttcttttcgtctGGGATGGTCCTACTACTTTTCTATTTGACAGCGTTCCATCTTGGCCCAGGTCTTAACGGAAGGGGAATACAGCACGATCATTTTCCTCTGCCCAATATCCGCTTTCGATGAGGTCCTGGAAGAAGATCACGCCGTTAATCGTTTGGAGGACTCGATTCTCTTGTGGCGCGCAATTTGCTCTAATAATTTGGTGTCGGCCGGGCAATTTATTCTTTTCCTGAATAAACACGATTTGCTGGAGCAAAAATTGAAATCAGGTGTTTCTATCAAGAAACACATACCGTCCTACGGAGATCGTCCTAACGAAAGTTCAATATTCGTTAATTGTATGTCCGACTGGTTTTGTACCTCTTCCATGTCGTCTGACGTCTTGTAGATGTTTCTCGACATATGCGGTCAATTTACAAAGACGTCAGCCCACTGGAACGCAATCGCACTCTTCGTGTGTTCACTACAACAGCCACAGTAGGTTTAAATTAGTTCAGGATGTTTTCGAAGCTGACCCAATCCTACAGGACATCGAAGCTCTTAAACGGACATTGAAAGATACGATGCCAATTTAGAACAGTTCACTCAGGGTTGACAGAACACTATTGTAAAGGAGTCTGCTTTATTTTCACCCAAGGACAACATAAGTCGGAGGATACATGCATGTCGTTTTTCTTTaccatacatacatacaaaCGTCCAACTCAGAACACCTCTCGTCGCTCCCAAATTGGATTGTTCTTCGACACTTTCCCTATGCCTCCGAGAGTGACGCGATCCACACTGAGCTTGAGGGAATCTACACGGGCTCCAGACGATCCAGTCGCCCACAAGACAATGGCCAACGTACTAGGAACGTCATCAATAAATCAAACAATATAAGATAGTTTGAATTGAACCCACTTGGTTCCCTGATAATCCAAGATGCCCTCTGGTATTGGGAATCGGGTTTGCGGCTAGATGAAAGGGAAGTGAGCAAAGAGAGGAAACTGAAACAGGTGAACCGAACCAACCCCCATATTCGCAACATAACGACCCATGTTCCATCCATTCACATACAAGAAAGCACGATATGTTCCGTTTCCGTAAGGCGGAAAGTTGACCGATATCACTACGTCAGATCCGGAAGGGATGTCCAGGTCAAACATGGTCCTGAATACTCCGATTCCAGCTGTAGAGAACCCTTGTTCAAGTGGCCTGGACTCCCAAGAAGAATCGTCAAATCCGGGAAGATGCCATCCAGCACGTTCTCCGAAAGTTCCACCTTCGTTCATGACGCCTCGAACGCGATCCGGGAAACTGCAGATAGCATCAGGATATTAATTACGACTGGGATCGGGTACTCTCCCTTACTTGGAGTAGCCGCCGAGTTTGCCTTGCACCTTCCATGTCGGTTGGCGAGTAGCGTTGAGTAGGAAATAGCCTTGGATACCTCTCGGGGTTTTGAGCCATTCGGAGAACTCTGTAAGAAGCGGCCAGTATTCAGAGCAGGGGGAGAGAAAGAGCAGGGAGAAAAACATACGATTCGCTCTAGCCTCTTCCATCCCCATGTTGTCATGTAGAACCGTGATCACATTATTTTGTCCTTTCACAATTGCTCCGTCTGGGAAGGCATAAGTCCTATTCGTAGTTTCAATTATCGCCTGTATTGTATACCGTCAGAATGGTAACCAAGTGTGCAGGAAGGGAACTACACACCGAAACGTTGTTATTATTGGAAGCGCCAAACGTACTTCCCAAGAAAACATTATTGAGCCAGACGCTGCCTGCGAATGCTGGAAAATAAATATACAGGTACGTTGAGTTCAATAATCGTGCTAGGAATGTTGCCAAGGACGAACCTCGACCGCCGGTAATACTCAGATTAACAGCAGTCTCCAGCCCTTCGCTACCGAAGTGGCCTCTCCAGAGGACTGGTCCCTCGCAACTAACACATCGATTTGTTAGCTCGACAGGACTTTcggaagaaagaccgatttACAAGCCATATTCACATGCGTACAGATAATACTGACAACGATCCATCAGCGTCGCAGCTCGATCCTCAATGAGAACCACTCACCTTCCCATAATACTTCACAAACGGATTCGTAGAATTCTCCCTATCAGCAACCACCCACTTCGAATCATCATACCCCTTTTGTACCTCTGGAAGCCCATCCGCATATTTCCATCCTTTCAGCTCCGGTACCGTAATCGTACCAAGCGTAGAAGACGATCTAAACATTAAAATACCCGGAGCAACAATTTTCGTTTCCACAtgttttccattccacaCAACGGAGTCGACACTCTGATCCGCATACACGGTAACCGTCTCCTGCGTTGTCGAATTGGTATCACCACTCAATCGAATAGTCTTCACCGACTCGTCAAACGTAGCGTTCCTAACCAGATGCGGCCCCTGCACTAACACAGTCTTATTACTCCCAACTCCGAAATGGATAGATCCGTCACGTCCTGGGAGGACAGGAGAGTGGAAGAGGTCCATCGCTGAAGCGTCGCCGAGGATGACGATAGCATCATTCGCAATCGAAACAGCTGTCTGGCCGACTGCAGGTGAGAACGTCAACAGAGTATATCCAGCAATTGTCTTGGTGTCCACGGAAACTTTCAAGGAACCGCTGAAACGGAGTAAGTTGGACCCTGTCTTGATGGCCATTTCGAAAGATTGTCCAGCAGGCCCGTGGAAAACTGCTACGTCTCGCAAGCCAATGGTTGCAGAGTAGAACAAGCTCGCAGTACTATACAGAACTCTGG
Proteins encoded in this window:
- a CDS encoding uncharacterized protein (CAZy:GH35), which translates into the protein MRWLILLLQVILLAGVTFSSASTTRNLNLHSLDRRSTCTSDGLCNSGTTAVQWDKHSFVVQGRRMVVWSGEFHFWRLPVPDLWRDILQKFKAAGLNTVSTYVHWGATNPTEGHVEWDGYRNFELFMEIAHEVGLWVIARPGPYINGESSAGGIPGRVTNIAGFLRSNDSDYHESYQQYYREAVNIIKRHQISEGGPVILFQVENEYTNNTEFATPNPVTKNQYMQALEDILHELGIVVPLISNDSYMGRNFAPGVGLSIGQVDVYAMDAYPQGSCATPLLWSGFPVGDWDYHQSVNPTQPWLMPEFQGGSFLGWGPGSPTYEDCNVLTGVDFEQVYYLNQFATGVKGQNIYMTYGGTSWGFFGFPGVYTSYDYGASIAEDRTLTRKWFELKNLGMFIRSVEDDLARVVNISQISDVTSPPPGYTDNRQLFVTELRNPENNAGFYVIRHLQTSSFAKTSSKIRISTSAGKFTVPQTSDLIVTLDGRQSRVILTDHVYGNSRVLYSTASLFYSATIGLRDVAVFHGPAGQSFEMAIKTGSNLLRFSGSLKVSVDTKTIAGYTLLTFSPAVGQTAVSIANDAIVILGDASAMDLFHSPVLPGRDGSIHFGVGSNKTVLVQGPHLVRNATFDESVKTIRLSGDTNSTTQETVTVYADQSVDSVVWNGKHVETKIVAPGILMFRSSSTLGTITVPELKGWKYADGLPEVQKGYDDSKWVVADRENSTNPFVKYYGKYYLYACEYGFCEGPVLWRGHFGSEGLETAVNLSITGGRAFAGSVWLNNVFLGSTFGASNNNNVSAIIETTNRTYAFPDGAIVKGQNNVITVLHDNMGMEEARANQFSEWLKTPRGIQGYFLLNATRQPTWKVQGKLGGYSNFPDRVRGVMNEGGTFGERAGWHLPGFDDSSWESRPLEQGFSTAGIGVFRTMFDLDIPSGSDVVISVNFPPYGNGTYRAFLYVNGWNMGRYVANMGPQTRFPIPEGILDYQGTNTLAIVLWATGSSGARVDSLKLSVDRVTLGGIGKVSKNNPIWERREVF